Proteins from one Microcaecilia unicolor chromosome 2, aMicUni1.1, whole genome shotgun sequence genomic window:
- the LOC115461207 gene encoding uncharacterized protein LOC115461207 isoform X2, which produces MVSKESNHLLAQCNNFNQEKAMTVRSVLLNRDSPDIENRLKRRRNRTQQVRFKDLVDGEEEDPGKSPPDDPLAKPELNTPCASTPRRHLEGKETEKGTKCVSLRTASNQPCRQHWYQSRPCSLTLPNPKKACMSTAIQTSPSLQKQFPAFRFRSKSVSDFGKEELLMSITDQRGTTGEEESTTAQLPSSERNDACMRALNGRTSASPQLVRGCSSEHNHQPASHSELQQDTKHASDEGLHYTSPYITLCHKKVPNRLPVYPCQPQDGRTCDTARNSNSHASSCTSERTIPSPKFHPFYPLNIAAMDHSNTNSTVCRKNSPSSSQWSLGSKHLSREEPVTVLRQKQPSRNCNDLSYVSGNSKVEGSPAMEDIVPLQKNLQSHLSNSPHQILKENAQLRSSPQTKTQETPVRDSVIIPKQQINSIGYIIAPRESCPHDCQPTVSECTECHSVPQTFGEVSRTSMNEKGYFAVSKSKLPQPRSPDIGRCDSLETIEKPSIQDDQSNLITDITELGEPRPSSVDRTSVIQTGCSQLKFIQSKSGSKNADEQKETLQRPISALVKEFSNIHLESGFQSPIQDTSEGHCTFTAPDVSPAAPGAQAGNKPTSSPNTQLETGLTANQSETLRQVQELLELVAAAKGKVDLSKIEESFLSQGHLDKTGCLRTNKEAEPIQARPFEMGQLQSRLQALEEVLQTSQHTIKVLLDVIQDLEKKEAKRDGALGVTVYTSGGVIQIFIQHGSSWETTLQLFG; this is translated from the coding sequence ATGGTCAGTAAGGAGTCTAACCATTTGCTGGCACAGTGCAACAACTTTAACCAGGAAAAAGCCATGACTGTCAGATCAGTGCTGCTCAACCGTGACTCACCTGACATTGAGAACCGCCTGAAACGCAGGCGTAACCGTACTCAACAAGTGCGCTTCAAAGACTTGGTGGATGGTGAGGAGGAAGATCCAGGGAAAAGCCCCCCTGATGATCCTTTAGCTAAGCCAGAACTGAATACACCATGTGCCTCTACTCCCAGACGACATTTGGAGGGGAAAGAAACTGAAAAGGGGACAAAATGTGTCTCACTGAGGACAGCTTCAAATCAGCCCTGCCGTCAACACTGGTATCAATCCAGACCCTGCTCCCTGACCTTACCTAACCCCAAGAAGGCTTGCATGAGCACCGCCATCCAAACCTCACCCAGTCTTCAGAAGCAGTTCCCTGCCTTCCGATTTCGTAGCAAAAGTGTGAGTGATTTTGGAAAGGAAGAGCTGCTCATGTCCATCACCGACCAAAGAGGCACTACTGGAGAAGAAGAAAGCACTACAGCACAGCTTCCAAGCTCTGAGAGAAATGATGCCTGTATGAGAGCACTTAATGGAAGAACCAGTGCATCACCCCAGTTAGTAAGGGGCTGCTCCTCAGAGCACAACCACCAACCTGCCTCCCACAGTGAATTACAACAGGACACCAAGCATGCTAGTGATGAGGGACTACATTATACTAGTCCATACATCACTTTGTGCCACAAGAAAGTGCCAAATCGATTGCCTGTTTATCCCTGCCAACCTCAGGATGGTAGAACCTGTGACACAGCTAGAAACTCTAATTCCCATGCAAGCTCTTGTACTAGTGAAAGAACTATCCCCAGCCCCAAATTCCATCCTTTTTACCCTCTGAACATTGCAGCCATGGATCATAGTAACACAAACTCAACTGTCTGTAGGAAAAACAGTCCTTCCTCCTCCCAATGGTCCCTGGGTTCCAAACACCTATCCAGAGAAGAGCCTGTAACTGTGCTCAGGCAAAAACAACCCAGCAGAAACTGCAATGATCTTTCTTATGTTAGTGGAAATTCCAAAGTGGAAGGAAGCCCTGCTATGGAAGACATTGTCCCCCttcaaaagaacttacaatccCATTTATCTAACAGTCCTCATCAGATTTTGAAGGAAAATGCTCAACTTCGTTCTTCACCACAGACAAAAACTCAGGAGACTCCAGTAAGAGACAGTGTTATAATTCCCAAACAACAAATCAACTCGATAGGTTATATCATTGCACCAAGAGAGTCCTGCCCTCATGACTGCCAGCCAACAGTTTCTGAGTGCACAGAGTGCCACTCAGTGCCACAGACTTTTGGAGAGGTTAGCAGGACCTCAATGAATGAAAAGGGCTATTTTGCAGTCTCCAAAAGCAAACTCCCTCAACCTAGGTCTCCAGATATAGGTAGGTGTGATTCTttggaaacaatagaaaagcCATCCATCCAAGATGACCAATCAAATTTAATAACTGACATAACAGAACTAGGAGAACCAAGGCCATCCAGTGTGGACAGGACTTCAGTAATTCAGACAGGCTGTAGTCAACTCAAATTCATTCAATCAAAATCAGGCAGCAAAAATGCAGATGAGCAGAAGGAAACACTCCAAAGACCCATCTCTGCTCTTGTTAAAGAATTCAGCAACATTCATTTGGAATCTGGATTCCAATCTCCTATACAGGACACGAGTGAAGGGCATTGTACTTTTACAGCCCCAGATGTTtccccagcagcacctggagcccAGGCTGGAAACAAACCTACCAGCTCACCAAATACACAGCTAGAGACTGGTTTGACAGCCAATCAATCAGAAACGCTGAGACAAGTTCAAGAACTTCTAGAACTAGTTGCTGCAGCCAAAGGCAAAGTAGACTTGTCAAAAATAGAGGAGAGTTTCCTATCTCAGGGACATCTGGACAAGACAGGATGCCTGAGGACTAACAAGGAAGCTGAACCTATTCAGGCCAGGCCATTTGAGATGGGGCAATTACAGTCACGCTTGCAGGCTCTTGAGGAGGTGTTACAAACCAGCCAACACACCATCAAAGTACTGCTGGATGTCATTCAGGACCTGGAGAAGAAGGAAGCCAAGCGGGATGG